Proteins from a single region of Acinetobacter lwoffii:
- a CDS encoding flavin reductase, which translates to MIEATDFRNAMSLLTTAVNVITTASKAGMHGFTASAVCSVTDTPPTLLVCMNQSSRSHAHFVENKVLAVNVLSTQHEQLSNAFASSKFSSEERFNLGEWSALETGSPILQDALVSFDCEIQDIQQVGTHSIFMCRVLQVQQSDQEESLVYFNRAYHQVGQLEHA; encoded by the coding sequence ATGATTGAAGCAACAGACTTTAGAAATGCAATGTCTTTACTCACCACAGCAGTGAATGTTATTACGACTGCGAGTAAAGCAGGTATGCATGGATTTACTGCATCTGCCGTATGTAGCGTGACGGATACACCGCCAACGTTATTGGTCTGTATGAATCAATCCTCCCGTTCACATGCCCATTTTGTTGAAAATAAAGTCTTGGCTGTAAACGTACTAAGTACTCAGCATGAACAGCTTTCAAATGCTTTTGCTTCAAGTAAATTCAGTTCTGAAGAGCGTTTCAACTTAGGTGAGTGGAGTGCGTTGGAAACTGGTTCACCTATTTTGCAAGATGCCTTGGTCAGTTTTGACTGTGAAATTCAGGACATTCAGCAAGTGGGTACACACAGTATTTTCATGTGTCGTGTGCTTCAAGTTCAACAAAGCGATCAAGAAGAAAGCCTGGTGTATTTTAACCGTGCTTATCATCAAGTGGGTCAGTTGGAACACGCTTAA
- a CDS encoding methionine synthase yields the protein MALTQPKLLLPTSTAGSLPKPSWLAEPEKLWSAWKLEGEELLEAKRDALKLSLHEQVTAGIDIVSDGEQTRQHFVTTFIEHLEGVDFEKRETMRIRNRYDASVPSVVGEVSRKKAVFVDDAKFLRSQTSQPIKWALPGPMTMIDTLFDGHYKSREKLAWEFAKILNQEALELEAAGVDIIQFDEPAFNVFFDEVNDWGVPTLERALEGLKCETAVHICYGYGIKANTDWKQTLGNEWRQYEESFPKLQQSKLDIISLECQNSRVPMDLIELIRGKKVMVGAIDVATSKVETAEEVANTLRKALQFVDADKLYPSTNCGMTPLSRQVARGKLEALSAGAAIVRKELEA from the coding sequence ATGGCGCTTACACAACCGAAACTTTTACTCCCAACTTCAACTGCGGGTAGCTTGCCAAAACCGTCTTGGTTAGCTGAACCTGAAAAATTATGGTCTGCATGGAAGCTTGAAGGCGAAGAATTATTAGAAGCTAAACGTGATGCTTTGAAATTATCATTACATGAGCAAGTCACTGCAGGTATCGATATCGTGAGTGATGGTGAGCAAACCCGTCAGCACTTTGTAACCACGTTTATTGAACATCTTGAAGGTGTAGATTTCGAAAAGCGTGAAACCATGCGTATTCGTAATCGTTATGATGCAAGTGTACCTTCAGTTGTGGGTGAAGTTTCTCGTAAAAAAGCAGTGTTTGTAGACGATGCGAAATTTTTACGCAGCCAAACCAGTCAGCCAATTAAATGGGCGTTGCCTGGTCCAATGACCATGATTGATACACTTTTTGACGGACACTACAAGAGCCGTGAAAAACTGGCTTGGGAATTTGCCAAAATTTTGAACCAAGAAGCTTTAGAACTTGAAGCAGCAGGCGTAGACATTATCCAATTTGATGAACCTGCGTTTAACGTATTCTTTGATGAAGTGAATGACTGGGGTGTACCAACCTTAGAACGTGCACTTGAAGGTCTAAAATGTGAAACTGCAGTTCATATTTGCTATGGTTACGGCATTAAAGCCAATACAGATTGGAAACAAACTTTAGGTAATGAATGGCGTCAATACGAAGAGTCATTCCCGAAACTACAACAATCTAAGCTCGATATTATTTCACTTGAATGCCAAAACTCACGTGTACCAATGGATTTGATTGAATTGATCCGTGGTAAGAAAGTGATGGTGGGTGCCATTGATGTAGCAACTAGCAAAGTTGAAACTGCAGAAGAAGTGGCGAATACCTTACGTAAAGCACTTCAATTTGTTGATGCAGATAAACTCTATCCTTCAACCAACTGTGGTATGACACCACTTTCTCGCCAAGTTGCACGTGGCAAGCTTGAGGCTTTAAGCGCAGGTGCTGCCATTGTTCGTAAAGAGCTAGAAGCTTAA
- a CDS encoding putative oxygenase MesX yields MSTAFECSIKRIRFDENYTPAESTRLTTNFANLARGESREENLRRTLAMINNRFNSLATVDNPKGDRYSLEIDIISAEIDIEGNGQTFPFIETLKSVVIDHQTGERIEGMIGNSFSSYVRDYDFSVVLPQLGCGVGEKPEDFGNLHGKLYQHLVNSDVFKAEFKKQPVICLSVSTSKTYFRTANVHPILGVEYKNDEYSRTDEYFAKMGLRVRYFKPEGGNAPLAFYFAGDLVRDYTDFELISAIATMESFQRIYRPEIYNTNSPAGVVYQPSLSYGDYSLTRVVYDRVERGELAVKQGKWTEENFIKPYQDILNEWAANFEVETAA; encoded by the coding sequence ATGAGTACAGCATTTGAGTGTTCAATTAAACGTATCCGTTTTGATGAGAATTATACACCAGCAGAAAGCACACGTTTAACCACAAACTTTGCCAATTTGGCACGTGGGGAAAGCCGTGAAGAAAACTTGCGTCGTACCCTTGCGATGATCAACAACCGTTTTAATAGCTTGGCAACCGTTGATAACCCGAAAGGTGATCGCTATTCACTTGAGATTGACATTATTTCTGCGGAAATTGATATTGAAGGTAATGGTCAAACTTTCCCATTTATTGAAACACTTAAAAGTGTTGTGATTGACCATCAAACAGGTGAGCGTATTGAAGGCATGATCGGCAATAGTTTCTCATCTTATGTGCGTGATTACGACTTCAGCGTGGTATTGCCACAATTGGGTTGTGGTGTAGGTGAAAAACCTGAAGATTTTGGCAATCTACATGGCAAGCTTTATCAACATTTAGTCAATTCAGATGTATTTAAAGCAGAATTTAAAAAACAACCTGTCATTTGCTTAAGCGTTTCAACCTCTAAAACGTATTTCCGTACAGCCAACGTACATCCTATTTTGGGTGTGGAATACAAAAATGATGAATATTCACGTACCGATGAATATTTTGCCAAAATGGGTTTACGTGTACGCTACTTTAAACCAGAAGGTGGTAATGCACCATTAGCATTCTATTTCGCTGGCGATTTAGTCCGTGATTATACTGATTTTGAATTGATCAGTGCTATTGCGACCATGGAAAGTTTCCAACGGATCTATCGTCCTGAAATTTACAACACCAACTCTCCTGCAGGTGTGGTGTATCAACCAAGTCTAAGCTATGGCGATTATTCACTTACACGTGTGGTCTATGACCGTGTGGAACGTGGTGAGCTTGCAGTTAAACAAGGTAAATGGACGGAAGAAAACTTCATTAAGCCTTATCAAGACATTTTAAATGAATGGGCTGCAAATTTCGAAGTCGAAACAGCTGCTTAA
- a CDS encoding epoxyqueuosine reductase QueH, with protein sequence MSNKLERQKLTLPAGHDKLLLHSCCAPCSGEVMETLIESGIDFSIFFYNPNIHPVKEYEIRKEENIRFAEKHNIPFIDCDYDTDNWFARAKGMENEPEKGIRCTMCFDMRFERTALYAAENGFSLISSSLGISRWKDMKQINDCGHRSASHYEGITYWDYNWRKNGGAVRMLEISKKEEFYQQEYCGCVYSLRDTNRWRMSQGRDRIKLGVKFYSNAMDDES encoded by the coding sequence ATGTCAAACAAACTTGAACGTCAGAAATTGACTCTCCCAGCAGGTCACGACAAGCTTCTGCTTCACTCCTGCTGTGCACCATGCTCGGGTGAAGTGATGGAAACCCTAATTGAATCAGGCATCGACTTTTCGATCTTTTTTTATAATCCCAATATTCACCCTGTCAAGGAATATGAAATCCGTAAGGAAGAAAATATTCGCTTTGCAGAAAAACATAATATTCCTTTTATTGACTGTGATTACGATACAGACAATTGGTTTGCACGTGCCAAAGGCATGGAAAATGAGCCAGAGAAAGGTATTCGCTGTACCATGTGTTTTGATATGCGCTTTGAACGCACTGCCCTTTATGCAGCTGAAAATGGCTTCAGCCTAATTAGTAGCTCATTGGGTATCTCTCGTTGGAAAGATATGAAGCAGATCAATGATTGTGGGCATCGTTCTGCTTCACATTATGAAGGTATCACCTATTGGGACTACAACTGGCGTAAAAATGGTGGTGCTGTTCGTATGCTTGAAATCAGCAAGAAGGAAGAATTCTACCAACAAGAATATTGTGGCTGTGTATACTCCTTACGTGATACCAACCGTTGGCGTATGAGCCAAGGTCGTGATCGCATCAAATTGGGCGTGAAATTTTATTCGAATGCCATGGATGATGAAAGCTAA
- a CDS encoding methylenetetrahydrofolate reductase C-terminal domain-containing protein, translated as MSQLASHFKHNQFCILLEYLSSAKGIAVPMSLAEFPCAITLADRVHADSDLPPLECAKTFPSSVEKIIHYSGKGRDITDFETFLKLTQASGQKNLLLLTGDKLKGHTNGQDGTNRTRYLESVNAVMAAKCYGGFHIGVAFNPFKYAEAERDAQYLKLHKKIKAGADFIVTQLGYDMEALKQAKAFLNRHRYPQNILACVMPLSLARANFMVKHKVAGIVITPHMLRVLAQEKQDGRTENAYKRCAIQILMCKYLGFAGVHLSACHKPEEQKLLEKYIEQYRHYGLQELEALWNALWQVKTKNELVPELAYYSRQLSSSQLIKYQQLHFMHKALFESKIAKGVGHFIFKASFWENAPAAKALLKTEFISKQGIVGCESCGQCRLGDTLYICPETCPKGLANGPCGGTTLDRCEFGDRECIHSVKARLAKAVGQTDVLKEKLIPTVPIEVRGTSSWKNWYLATEA; from the coding sequence ATGTCACAGCTTGCTTCTCATTTTAAGCACAATCAGTTTTGTATTTTGTTGGAATATTTAAGTTCTGCTAAGGGCATTGCCGTACCAATGTCTTTAGCAGAATTTCCATGTGCGATCACTTTGGCAGATCGAGTGCATGCCGATAGTGATTTGCCACCACTTGAATGTGCGAAGACATTTCCTTCATCAGTGGAAAAAATCATCCATTATTCAGGGAAAGGTCGGGATATTACTGATTTTGAGACCTTCTTAAAATTAACTCAAGCTTCGGGACAAAAAAATTTACTGCTTCTCACAGGTGATAAGTTAAAAGGGCATACAAATGGTCAAGATGGAACGAATCGCACCCGATATTTAGAGTCTGTAAATGCGGTCATGGCCGCAAAGTGTTATGGTGGATTTCATATTGGTGTAGCTTTTAATCCCTTTAAATATGCTGAAGCTGAACGTGATGCACAATATTTAAAACTTCACAAAAAGATTAAAGCAGGAGCAGACTTTATCGTTACCCAGTTGGGTTACGATATGGAGGCTTTAAAACAAGCCAAGGCTTTTTTAAATCGTCATCGATACCCACAAAATATACTTGCTTGTGTTATGCCACTTAGTTTGGCACGTGCCAATTTTATGGTGAAACATAAGGTCGCAGGAATTGTGATTACACCACACATGTTACGAGTGTTGGCTCAGGAAAAACAGGATGGACGAACTGAGAATGCTTATAAACGTTGTGCTATACAAATATTGATGTGTAAGTATTTGGGTTTTGCAGGTGTGCATCTTTCAGCATGCCATAAGCCTGAAGAGCAAAAGCTTTTAGAAAAATATATTGAACAATATCGACATTATGGTTTACAGGAACTCGAAGCACTCTGGAATGCACTGTGGCAAGTGAAGACTAAAAATGAACTCGTGCCAGAATTAGCTTATTATTCCCGCCAACTATCCTCTAGCCAGCTTATTAAATATCAGCAATTGCATTTCATGCACAAGGCTCTATTTGAGTCCAAAATTGCCAAAGGTGTGGGGCATTTTATTTTTAAAGCCTCATTCTGGGAAAATGCGCCTGCAGCAAAAGCATTGTTAAAAACTGAATTTATCTCTAAGCAAGGGATCGTGGGTTGTGAAAGTTGTGGTCAATGTAGGTTAGGAGATACTTTATATATTTGCCCTGAAACTTGTCCCAAAGGATTGGCGAATGGTCCTTGTGGTGGTACGACATTGGATCGCTGTGAGTTTGGAGATCGTGAATGCATTCATTCTGTGAAAGCCCGACTTGCCAAAGCCGTGGGACAGACTGACGTTCTAAAAGAAAAACTGATTCCAACTGTACCCATTGAAGTCCGTGGAACCAGTTCCTGGAAAAATTGGTATCTGGCGACTGAAGCTTAG
- a CDS encoding tyrosine-type recombinase/integrase — protein MSLTEIKVRQAKSKEKIYFLADDDGLSLKVEPNGRKSWSYRYSLAGTNKRPRMKLGEYPVMSLKEARSVRDEYKFNNYENKPLHKKYIKTFQDICEEWLEFKIKNSFEDEPRCGVIQLAKKCLDQDVYPNIGLIPFIEIKRYDLVKIIKKIESRNVKEPVKKAYSYLNQIYDYAVAMGYCEYNIAHGLHKILVNNKIKKNYPHLNSDELSNFLAKLNQINTDPIIKKALLFKLYTGVRGGELLLCEPHHFDLDKKIWKIPALHIKQYRRKVILGHDIPDFFVPLSDQALEVVKSALVWSHGEKYVFSSPRNNNKPIHFNTLNLIIRKMGYTKNELTSHGLRSTFSTILNESGLFQSNWIEAQLSHTDKNKTRASYNHAEYFNQRMEMMQWWGDFIDSCTVN, from the coding sequence ATGAGTCTTACTGAAATTAAGGTACGTCAAGCTAAATCAAAGGAAAAAATCTATTTTCTGGCAGATGATGACGGCTTAAGTTTGAAGGTAGAACCAAACGGACGTAAATCTTGGAGTTACCGCTATTCACTTGCAGGGACAAATAAACGTCCTCGCATGAAGTTGGGTGAATATCCTGTAATGTCCTTGAAAGAGGCCAGATCAGTCCGGGATGAATATAAATTTAATAATTATGAAAATAAACCACTGCATAAAAAATACATCAAAACTTTTCAGGATATTTGTGAAGAGTGGTTAGAATTTAAAATTAAAAATTCCTTTGAAGATGAACCACGATGCGGTGTAATTCAGCTCGCAAAAAAATGTTTAGATCAGGATGTTTATCCAAATATTGGACTAATCCCATTTATTGAAATTAAAAGATATGATCTAGTTAAGATTATTAAAAAGATAGAATCTAGAAATGTAAAAGAACCTGTAAAGAAAGCCTATAGTTATTTAAATCAGATTTATGATTATGCGGTAGCGATGGGGTATTGTGAATATAATATTGCACATGGACTTCATAAAATATTAGTCAACAATAAGATTAAGAAAAACTATCCTCATTTGAATTCAGATGAACTATCTAATTTCTTAGCTAAATTAAATCAGATTAATACAGATCCTATTATTAAAAAAGCCCTGTTATTTAAATTATATACAGGCGTCCGTGGTGGAGAATTATTGCTTTGTGAACCACATCACTTCGATCTAGATAAAAAAATATGGAAAATACCAGCCTTACATATTAAACAATATAGAAGAAAGGTTATTTTAGGTCATGATATCCCTGATTTTTTTGTTCCACTATCTGATCAAGCACTTGAAGTTGTGAAATCAGCACTCGTTTGGTCTCATGGCGAGAAATATGTGTTTTCTAGCCCCCGAAATAATAATAAACCTATTCATTTTAATACCCTGAACTTGATTATCAGAAAAATGGGATATACTAAAAATGAATTAACTTCTCATGGGTTACGATCGACATTTAGTACCATATTAAATGAATCCGGTTTATTTCAATCAAATTGGATTGAAGCACAGCTATCTCATACTGATAAAAATAAAACCCGTGCAAGTTATAATCATGCAGAATATTTTAATCAGCGTATGGAAATGATGCAATGGTGGGGCGATTTTATTGATAGTTGTACTGTAAATTAA
- a CDS encoding PPC domain-containing protein has translation MEIANTKLLAGALIALTLTIVSPVVLANDNNDIRKTIVVKFAKKAHSANYYGRIDGYKYDSYKFYAKKGQKLKVKLTGGNVEAYLWGNQLKDSINLGEYSPELDDKGIYILPASGEYEIRVLQPRSQARKDKKPQYWMSINIK, from the coding sequence ATGGAAATAGCGAATACGAAATTACTAGCTGGCGCTTTGATAGCCCTAACTTTAACTATAGTTAGCCCTGTCGTACTTGCAAATGATAACAATGATATACGAAAGACTATTGTAGTTAAATTTGCTAAAAAAGCTCACTCTGCAAATTATTACGGAAGGATAGATGGATACAAGTATGATTCCTACAAATTTTATGCTAAAAAAGGGCAAAAGTTAAAAGTGAAGTTGACTGGAGGAAATGTTGAAGCTTACTTATGGGGTAATCAATTAAAAGACTCCATCAATCTTGGAGAATATTCTCCAGAGCTTGATGATAAGGGTATTTATATTTTACCTGCTTCAGGTGAGTATGAAATTAGAGTATTACAACCTAGATCACAGGCAAGAAAAGATAAAAAACCTCAATACTGGATGAGTATTAACATTAAATAA
- a CDS encoding IS5-like element ISAba31 family transposase, producing MPRTMLTDQHWQKLKVILRNLSIHHNSNLRNFIEAILYRIRTGCPWRDIPCCFGHSNSIFKRFNRWSSSGKLLRLFKLLASCPDMEWIFIDGSHVRAHQHSAGIANQSISKSAGGNSSKIHLIVDAHGNPIDFMITDGTTHDVKVAPDLISTLDLKETKVVCADKGYDSEPLREQIRNTGTKANIPKKTNSQSNNDHMDWYLYKIRHLVENMFCRLKQFRGIATRYDKLKRNYQSSVALA from the coding sequence ATGCCTCGTACCATGCTGACAGATCAACACTGGCAAAAGTTGAAAGTTATTCTGCGTAATTTATCCATTCACCACAACTCAAATTTACGCAATTTTATTGAAGCTATTCTCTATAGAATTAGAACAGGCTGTCCGTGGCGAGATATTCCTTGCTGTTTTGGTCATTCAAACTCTATTTTCAAACGTTTTAATCGTTGGTCAAGCAGCGGTAAGTTACTTAGATTATTCAAATTACTAGCCTCATGCCCCGATATGGAGTGGATTTTTATTGATGGCTCTCATGTACGTGCTCATCAACATTCTGCCGGCATAGCGAATCAATCTATTTCTAAAAGTGCAGGAGGAAACTCCTCAAAAATACATTTGATTGTTGATGCACATGGCAATCCTATTGATTTCATGATTACCGATGGAACCACACATGATGTTAAAGTTGCACCTGATTTAATATCAACATTAGATTTAAAAGAGACAAAAGTGGTATGTGCAGATAAAGGCTATGATTCAGAACCACTGCGTGAACAGATCAGGAACACAGGGACTAAAGCGAATATACCAAAGAAAACGAATAGCCAATCGAACAATGACCATATGGACTGGTATTTATATAAAATCAGGCATTTAGTTGAAAATATGTTTTGTAGATTAAAGCAATTTAGAGGAATAGCTACTCGATATGACAAGCTCAAAAGAAATTATCAAAGTTCTGTTGCTTTAGCCTGA
- a CDS encoding glutathione S-transferase family protein, producing the protein MITLHHLDQSRSFRILWLLEEIKQPYELKRYYRDSSTHLAPDSLKTIHPLGKSPVLEWDGKVIAESGAIVELLIQKLAPHLAPDMDESTYVDYLQWIHFSESSAMLPFLLKTFNTIETKQGTKLVFLENYTQVEFDKVFGHLNEYLKDKEFLVADRLTGADFMMGFGLHALVYHMGQGENYPHIQRYVAGLSQLPSWQAAVQIEQNGVKSQK; encoded by the coding sequence ATGATCACACTACATCATTTAGATCAATCACGTTCTTTTCGCATTTTGTGGTTACTTGAAGAAATCAAGCAGCCCTATGAGCTGAAACGCTATTATCGTGACTCAAGCACGCATTTGGCCCCTGACTCTTTAAAAACCATTCACCCTTTAGGGAAATCTCCAGTATTGGAATGGGATGGCAAAGTTATTGCAGAGTCAGGCGCAATCGTTGAGTTATTAATTCAGAAACTTGCGCCGCATTTAGCACCAGATATGGATGAATCTACCTATGTCGATTATTTACAGTGGATTCATTTCTCAGAAAGCTCTGCCATGCTGCCATTTTTGTTAAAAACGTTTAATACGATAGAAACCAAGCAGGGCACGAAGTTGGTATTTCTAGAAAATTATACTCAAGTTGAGTTCGATAAAGTATTTGGCCATTTAAATGAATATTTAAAAGATAAAGAATTTCTAGTGGCAGACCGTTTAACCGGTGCTGACTTTATGATGGGCTTTGGACTACATGCTTTAGTTTATCATATGGGACAAGGTGAAAATTATCCCCATATCCAACGTTACGTAGCAGGTTTAAGCCAACTACCTAGCTGGCAAGCCGCAGTACAAATTGAACAAAATGGTGTGAAAAGTCAAAAATAG
- a CDS encoding NADP-dependent oxidoreductase, whose translation MKTVINQRIVLAQRPVGEPKHSDFRIEQVELNELKQGEILLKTIYLSLDPYMRGRMSDAPSYAAPVEIGEVMVGGTVSQVVASKNPKFKEGEWVLSGNGWQGYAISNGTACQSLGMQPEHPSWALGILGMPGFTAYMGLLDIGQPKAGETLVVAAATGPVGATVGQIGKIKGCRVVGIAGGPEKCRYAVEELGFDACINHHDENFAEQLQQAAPNGIDIYYENVGGKVFDAVWPLLNSAARVPVCGVVSQYNATEQAQGPDRLPGFISTLLKKRIRMQGFIIFDDYGSQYPEFYQQMSEWLKDGKIKYKEYMVQGLDNTINAFNGMLKGENFGKVVVKI comes from the coding sequence GTGAAAACAGTTATTAATCAACGTATCGTTTTAGCTCAACGGCCAGTCGGTGAGCCAAAACACAGCGATTTTCGTATTGAACAAGTTGAACTCAATGAACTTAAACAAGGCGAGATATTGTTAAAAACCATTTACTTGTCACTCGATCCTTATATGCGTGGTCGCATGAGTGATGCTCCTTCATATGCAGCACCGGTTGAAATCGGCGAAGTGATGGTCGGTGGAACAGTCAGTCAAGTGGTGGCCTCTAAAAACCCAAAATTCAAAGAAGGCGAGTGGGTTCTTTCCGGAAATGGCTGGCAGGGCTACGCAATTTCTAATGGGACTGCATGTCAAAGCTTAGGTATGCAACCTGAACATCCATCTTGGGCATTGGGTATTTTGGGAATGCCAGGATTTACTGCTTATATGGGGTTGTTGGACATTGGTCAGCCTAAAGCTGGTGAAACTTTGGTCGTTGCAGCTGCAACAGGACCTGTTGGTGCTACGGTTGGACAGATTGGCAAAATTAAAGGTTGTCGCGTGGTTGGCATCGCAGGTGGGCCTGAAAAATGTCGTTATGCAGTAGAAGAACTCGGCTTCGATGCTTGTATTAATCATCATGATGAAAATTTTGCAGAACAATTACAACAAGCAGCTCCCAACGGTATTGATATTTATTATGAGAATGTCGGGGGTAAAGTGTTTGATGCGGTATGGCCATTGCTTAACTCTGCGGCACGTGTACCGGTGTGTGGTGTGGTTTCCCAGTATAACGCTACCGAGCAAGCACAAGGGCCAGACCGTTTACCGGGCTTTATTTCCACCCTTTTAAAAAAGCGTATTCGCATGCAAGGCTTTATTATTTTTGATGATTATGGCAGTCAGTATCCGGAATTCTATCAGCAAATGTCTGAATGGTTGAAAGACGGAAAAATCAAATATAAAGAGTATATGGTGCAAGGTTTAGATAACACGATCAATGCTTTCAATGGTATGTTGAAAGGCGAAAACTTTGGCAAAGTGGTTGTAAAAATTTAA
- a CDS encoding TetR/AcrR family transcriptional regulator, with product MKPTPIKKSEAKRLHILNTSSDLILHKGFTGVGLQEILQSCEIPKGSFYHYFQSKEAFGCELVQHYVDNYQVRLNDVWRSDKSPYQKLIEYFNLWIEDPETQCGWADSCLIVKLAAEVADLSEDMRSIMSAGVDDVIQRIAALIDLGKQDQSIQADTEASTLAQVLYQMWLGAALLSKLQKDKTPLHQALRATKFLLKSEDS from the coding sequence ATGAAGCCTACTCCTATTAAAAAGTCTGAAGCGAAGCGCTTACACATTCTTAACACCAGTTCAGACCTGATTTTGCATAAAGGTTTTACTGGCGTAGGATTACAGGAAATTTTACAGAGCTGTGAAATCCCTAAAGGCTCGTTTTATCATTATTTCCAATCCAAGGAAGCTTTCGGGTGTGAATTGGTACAGCATTATGTAGATAATTACCAAGTCCGTTTAAATGATGTATGGCGTAGCGATAAATCCCCTTATCAAAAGCTGATTGAGTATTTTAATTTATGGATAGAAGATCCTGAAACACAGTGTGGTTGGGCGGATAGCTGTTTAATTGTGAAACTTGCCGCAGAAGTTGCCGATCTATCTGAAGATATGCGCTCCATTATGTCCGCTGGCGTCGATGATGTAATCCAACGTATTGCTGCTTTAATTGATTTGGGAAAACAGGATCAGTCTATCCAAGCAGATACTGAGGCCTCAACGTTGGCACAAGTACTTTACCAAATGTGGTTAGGTGCAGCATTACTGAGTAAGTTGCAAAAAGATAAAACGCCATTACATCAAGCTCTGAGAGCAACTAAATTTCTATTAAAAAGTGAAGATTCATAA
- a CDS encoding alkene reductase — translation MKDSKLFQNLSLGPYVLQNRIVLPPLTRSRSTQPENIPNELMATYYQQRAGAGFMVTEGTQIEPRGQGYAWTPGIYSPEQIAGWRKVTEAVHAKGGIIFAQLWHVGRVSHTSLQPDHASPVAPSAIRADSNVKVFIETGPNAGTLADPSMPRALSNAEVKELVQLYAQAARNALAAGFDGVEIHCANGYLVNQFISAHSNHREDEYGGSLNNRLRFLREVVQAVAEVVGADRLGVRFAPLFESTEEDRVYMGLVEDDPHVTYIEAIKILEEVGIAYLSIAEADWDNAPELPHDFRKDVRDTFSGRIIYAGRYTAERGTRILEAGLADLIAFGRPFIANPDLPDRIANGWPLNAVDASTMYGGTEKGYIDYPAYAD, via the coding sequence ATGAAAGACAGCAAACTTTTTCAAAACTTAAGCTTAGGCCCTTATGTTTTGCAAAACCGTATTGTATTGCCACCATTAACGCGGTCGCGCAGTACTCAGCCAGAGAATATTCCAAATGAACTGATGGCAACCTATTATCAACAGCGTGCCGGGGCAGGGTTTATGGTCACCGAAGGTACGCAAATCGAGCCACGTGGTCAAGGCTATGCTTGGACTCCCGGTATTTACAGCCCTGAACAGATTGCTGGATGGCGTAAAGTGACGGAAGCAGTGCATGCTAAAGGAGGCATTATTTTTGCACAACTTTGGCATGTTGGGCGTGTTTCACATACATCTTTGCAACCCGATCATGCATCACCGGTCGCACCCTCGGCTATTAGGGCTGATAGTAATGTTAAAGTGTTTATTGAGACCGGGCCCAATGCAGGGACCTTGGCTGATCCTTCAATGCCACGTGCTTTAAGCAATGCAGAAGTTAAAGAATTAGTGCAACTCTATGCTCAAGCAGCACGCAATGCCTTGGCTGCTGGTTTTGATGGGGTTGAAATTCATTGTGCAAATGGTTATTTGGTGAATCAATTTATCTCTGCACATAGTAACCACCGTGAAGATGAATATGGTGGATCACTAAACAATCGTTTGCGTTTTTTACGTGAAGTAGTACAGGCCGTTGCTGAGGTGGTTGGTGCAGATCGTTTAGGAGTGCGTTTTGCCCCGCTATTTGAAAGTACAGAGGAAGATCGTGTTTACATGGGGTTGGTTGAAGATGATCCACATGTGACTTATATTGAAGCCATAAAAATACTTGAAGAAGTTGGGATTGCCTATCTATCTATTGCAGAAGCTGATTGGGATAATGCACCAGAACTTCCTCATGATTTTCGTAAAGATGTCAGAGACACTTTCAGTGGTCGGATTATTTATGCAGGTCGATATACGGCAGAAAGAGGAACTCGAATTTTAGAGGCAGGGCTGGCCGATTTAATTGCATTTGGACGCCCATTTATTGCGAATCCAGATTTACCCGATCGCATCGCCAATGGCTGGCCATTGAATGCAGTAGATGCAAGCACTATGTATGGTGGGACGGAAAAAGGCTATATTGATTATCCAGCTTACGCAGATTAA